GACAGCAGGTGCAGCACGTCCTGGACCAGGTTTTCGGGAACGGAGGCACCGGACGTGACGCCGACCGTAGCCACGCCCTCGAACCAGCTTTCATCCACCTCGTTGGCAAAGTCCACGCGGTAGGAGGCCTTGGCGCCGTACTCCAGCGCCACCTCCACCAGCCGGACGGAGTTGGAGGAGTTCGCCGAACCCACCACCAGCACCAGGTCCGCTTCCGGCGCGATCTTCTTGATGGCTGCCTGGCGGTTGGAGGTTGCGTAGCAAATGTCGTCGCTGGGCGGGTCCTGCAGGGAGGGGAAGCGTTCGCGCAGCAGGTTGACGGTGTGCATGGCTTCATCCACGCTCAGCGTGGTCTGGGAGAGCCAGATGACCTTGTCCGGGTCCCGGACGGTGACCTTGTCCACGTCTTCGGGGCCGTTGACGATCTGCATGTGTTCCGGCGCTTCGCCGTAGGTGCCCTCGACCTCTTCGTGGCCTTCGTGGCCGATCAGCAGGATGTCGAAGTCATCACGGGCAAACCGGACGGCTTCGCGGTGCACCTTGGTGACCAGCGGGCAGGTGGCGTCGATGGTCTGCAGGTTCCGGTCCTTGGCGGACTGGACGACGGCGGGTGAGACGCCGTGCGCGGAGAAGATCAGCCGCGCGCCTTCCGGGACCTCGTCGGTCTCATCCACGAAGATCGCACCCTTTTCCTCCAGGGTGGTGACCACGTGGAGGTTATGGACGATCTGCTTCCGGACGTACACCGGCGGCCCGTAGGCTTCCAGCGCCTTTTCGACGGCGATGACAGCCCGGTCCACTCCCGCGCAGTAGCCCCGCGGTGCAGCCAGCAGCACGCGCCGGGGACCGAAAACGGGAGCCGCAGCTGCCACTTCCTCGGGGGTGCGGCGCCGCCGGGGCACGGTGGGCATAGGCACGGAGATAACTGTGCTGGTCATGCACCCATGCTATCGGGTGGGCTATGGGTTCCCGTCCCCGCAGACCGTCGGTACGCTCACAGCGGAGCTACCGCCGGGAGCCCCTCAGTGCCCGTGCCAGCATCCCGGCCACGAACGCGGCGGCTCCGGCCAGCATCAGGCCGATGGTCCACGTGTGCAGGCTTGCCGCTGCCTCCCCGGCAAAGGCCTCGGCAAACGCGGACGCCACGGGACTGCTGAACTGCTGGGCGGAGACCTGGCCCGGCAGCCTCCCCGCTCCCAGCCACAGCACTCCCCCGGCGAGCGCCACACCCAGGCCGATCAGAGCAAAGGTGGTGGACCGGCGTCGTGCGGCGAGCAGCGCCAGGAGACCGGCGACGGCGGCGGCGAGCGCCAGCACGGGCCAGGCCTCGCCTGCCCGCTCGGCGTTTCGCATCAGCTCCGCGTGCCCGGCGCCGCCGATTTCCACGGGTACCTGCTCCACGGCCGGGACATCCACGGACAGCTCGTTTCCCACGCTGCCCGTGACTAGCGAGACCAGGGGTGCGACGTCGAGCGTCAGCGCCGCTGATGTCCCCTCCGCGGCGTCCCCGAAGGTGAGCGCATGCGAGCGGCGCAGCGTTTCGCTCCACGCCTCGGGATATTCGGGCATTGTCTGGACCTGTTCCACGGCCGAGGTGATCAGCGGCTCCACCACAGAGGCCAGCGGAGCAGGCACGTCCACCGCCCCGACGGCCTCCGCGGACAGAGCCGTAGCGAGTTCGCGCTGGAAGGCCTCGTCCCGGGCCAGCGGTTCGCCGAGGGCGGCAAAGCCGTTTTCCGAGACCACGTTCGTGTTCAGCCATGCCCCGCAGAAGGCCGCCGCTGTAAGCAGGACGGCGAGCAGGCCGAAGACGGCCGAGACGAATGTGCGCATAAAGAAATTCCTTGTCCGTTGGGATCCGCGGGCGTTGAGGACGGCCGGCGGAACCGGACCGGGGGAAGCACCTGATAGACATTAAGCCTGGGCCGGTTCCTCCGCCGGCCCGAGAGCCAGTTCCAATCCACCGCGGGAGCATCTTCATGCAAGACGACAGCGGACCGTTGAGTCCCGAGAATACCCCGGAGCAGTCCACGCTGCCCGCCACTGCCGCGCAGACGACACCGGAGAACCCCTGGCCCCTGGCACTGCTCTCGAAGAACCTCAAGAGCTACATCGACCGTGCCCCCGCCACCTGGGTGGAGGGCCAGGTGATCGAGCTGAACCGCCGGGCCAACGCCTCCTACATCACCCTGCGCGACGTCGACGCCGAGGTGTCGCTCTCCCTCACCGCGTGGAGCACGGTCATGAACCGGCTGGAGCTGCCGCTGGAGCGCGGTGCGCGGGTGGTGGCCCTGGTGAAGCCGGACTTCTGGGTCAAGACCGGACGGCTGTCCATGCAGACCCGCGACATCCGGCCGGTGGGGCTGGGCGACCTCCTGGCACGGATTGAACGGCTGCGGCATGCCCTGGCCGCGGAAGGCCTCTTCCGGGAGGACCGCAAGCTGCCCCTGCCGCTGCTGCCTGGCCGGATCGGCCTGATCACCGGACGAAACTCCGATGCCATGAAGGACGTGATGCGCAACGCCGCACTGCGCTGGCCAGCCGTCGAGTTCGAGGTTCGCGAGGTGGCGGTCCAGGGCGTCAATGCGGTTGCCGAGGTGAGCCGGGCCCTGGCGGAGCTCGATGCCATGCCTGAAGTGGACGTGATCATCATTGCCCGCGGCGGCGGCTCGCTGGAAGACCTGCTGGCCTTCAGCCATGAGGACCTGGTCCGCGCGGTATCGGCAGCATCCACTCCGGTGGTCAGCGCCATCGGCCATGAAGCGGACCGTCCCCTGCTCGACGACGTGGCCGACCTGCGCGCCTCCACGCCCACCGACGCCGCGAAGCGGGTGGTACCGGACGTCGGCGAGGAGCTGGCCCGGATCCGCCAGTCCCGTCAGCAGCTGCGCCGGGTCCTCAACACCCTTGTGGGCAGGGAAACGGACCGGTTGAACCACATCCGGTCGCGTCCCGCCCTAGCGGCGCCGCAGTCCATGGTGGAGCGGCGCCAGGAAGAGATCTCCCGTCTGCGCTCCCGGGCCATGTCGGCCGTGACCGCGGAGGTCCGCCGGGACGCGGACCGGATCGGGCATCTGCGTGCCCAGGTCCGAGCGCTTTCCCCGCAGAACACCCTGGACCGCGGTTACGCGGTGGTCCAGTTGCAGGACGGTTCCGTGGTGCGCGACGCCGGCACGGTGCCGGCAGCCGCACAGCTGCGGATCCGCGTTGCCGTCGGTGAACTGACCGCCACCGAAGGAACCCGGTAGCCAGCGTCCCCGCTGCCCCCATTTACCAACCCAGCTAGCCCGTAAAGGACAAGACATGAGTGAAACACCGGCAGTTCCCGCAGTACCCGCAGACATCGAGGCCATGAGCTACGAGCAGGCCCGCGACGAGCTCCTGACCGTAGTAGGACGGCTCGAAACCGGCGGCGCCAGCCTGGAGGAATCCCTGGCCCTGTGGGAGCGCGGCGAGCACCTGGCCAACCGCTGCGAATCCTGGCTCGAGGGCGCCCGCCAGCGCCTGGACGCGGCCCGCAGCCAGGCAACCGGCGAGTAAGGCAGGCGGGGCTGGGACATCCCGCCCTACCCCCATCGCCGAGCGAGGAACGACCGAGGAAGCAGCAGCGGGGCTGGGACAGCCCGTGAGCCCCGCATCGCCGAGCGAGGAACGAGCGAGGAAGCAGCGAACCAGGGTTCCCTGACCGAGCCTGCGAGGCGAGGGTCGGTTCGCTGCGCTAAGAGGCGGCGGGCTGTCCCAGCCCTGCCCCGGCCCCGGCCCCTACGGCTTGTAGCTGCTCAGGAACTCGCCCAGCCGCGTCATGGCGTCTTCGATGTCCTCGACGTTGGGCAGGGTCACCATCCGGAAATGGTCCGGCCGCACCCAGTTGAACGCCGTGCCCACGGACACCAGGATCTTCTGCTGCTTCAGCAGGTCCAGGGCGAACTGTTCGTCGTCCTTGATCGGATAAACCTCCGGGTCAAGGCGCGGGAACAGGTACAGGGCGCCCTGCGCCAGCTCACAGGTGACGCCGGGGATGTCGTTGAGCATCTGGTGCGCCTTGTCGCGCTGGGCGCGCAGCCGTCCGCCGGGGAGGATCAGGTCGTTGATGCTCTGGTACCCGCCGAGCGCGGTCTGGATGGCGTGCTGTGCCGGAACATTCGCGCACAGGCGCATGTTCGCCAGGAGGTTGATGCCTTCGATGTAGTCCGCCGCGTCCTGCTTCGGACCGGAGATGGCCATCCAGCCGCTGCGGTAGCCGGCTATCCGGTAGGCCTTGGACAGGCCACTGAACGTCAGGCAGAGGACGTCGTCGCCGGTGACCGTGGCCGAGTTCACGTGCACGGCGTCGTCGTACAGGATCTTTTCGTAGATTT
This genomic stretch from Arthrobacter sp. zg-Y1110 harbors:
- the xseA gene encoding exodeoxyribonuclease VII large subunit; protein product: MQDDSGPLSPENTPEQSTLPATAAQTTPENPWPLALLSKNLKSYIDRAPATWVEGQVIELNRRANASYITLRDVDAEVSLSLTAWSTVMNRLELPLERGARVVALVKPDFWVKTGRLSMQTRDIRPVGLGDLLARIERLRHALAAEGLFREDRKLPLPLLPGRIGLITGRNSDAMKDVMRNAALRWPAVEFEVREVAVQGVNAVAEVSRALAELDAMPEVDVIIIARGGGSLEDLLAFSHEDLVRAVSAASTPVVSAIGHEADRPLLDDVADLRASTPTDAAKRVVPDVGEELARIRQSRQQLRRVLNTLVGRETDRLNHIRSRPALAAPQSMVERRQEEISRLRSRAMSAVTAEVRRDADRIGHLRAQVRALSPQNTLDRGYAVVQLQDGSVVRDAGTVPAAAQLRIRVAVGELTATEGTR
- a CDS encoding 4-hydroxy-3-methylbut-2-enyl diphosphate reductase, with the translated sequence MTSTVISVPMPTVPRRRRTPEEVAAAAPVFGPRRVLLAAPRGYCAGVDRAVIAVEKALEAYGPPVYVRKQIVHNLHVVTTLEEKGAIFVDETDEVPEGARLIFSAHGVSPAVVQSAKDRNLQTIDATCPLVTKVHREAVRFARDDFDILLIGHEGHEEVEGTYGEAPEHMQIVNGPEDVDKVTVRDPDKVIWLSQTTLSVDEAMHTVNLLRERFPSLQDPPSDDICYATSNRQAAIKKIAPEADLVLVVGSANSSNSVRLVEVALEYGAKASYRVDFANEVDESWFEGVATVGVTSGASVPENLVQDVLHLLSQYGYGDVEEVVTAEEDIIFSLPKEIRATLKAMGDSSHGLGGRRRADES
- a CDS encoding exodeoxyribonuclease VII small subunit, encoding MSETPAVPAVPADIEAMSYEQARDELLTVVGRLETGGASLEESLALWERGEHLANRCESWLEGARQRLDAARSQATGE